One stretch of Zerene cesonia ecotype Mississippi chromosome 20, Zerene_cesonia_1.1, whole genome shotgun sequence DNA includes these proteins:
- the LOC119835052 gene encoding small integral membrane protein 14: MGDELDPCECLWNHELAMRRLISLLRQGQSYCTDGECLEQLPGLPQPESASNSFLVMFLMMALALAMYMIRPRRNQIQDAAKPSSSSHDRDGAPPTPPRI, from the exons ATGGGCGATGAATTGGATCCCTGTGAGTGCCTGTGGAACCATGAGTTGGCAATGCGACGTCTCATCTCTCTG CTACGGCAGGGCCAGTCGTACTGTACGGATGGGGAATGCTTGGAGCAACTGCCAGGTTTGCCGCAGCCCGAGTCGGCAAGCAACAGCTTCCTTGTCATGTTCCTGATGATGGCTCTGGCGCTCGCGATGTACATGATACGCCCGAGACGCAACCAGATACAGGACGCAGCGAAGCCGTCGTCCAGCTCTCAT GACCGCGATGGAGCGCCACCAACACCGCCCcgaatttaa
- the LOC119835202 gene encoding zinc finger CCHC domain-containing protein 8 homolog — protein MAKRKIGVNNIIYELDNEDLTASSDDEGKECKIICTEHNKVIEDAKNSLNESDSVIEISDIDLSRDTDHNSSINEVSNNGGKTDADSFKKDIKNKNFTNECESKLNGCLKDGHSAEMCKTIIFNEDIDIDSPASVSNSDLGVVGCENRIPLVSVRFRDKIMAKIYKKKLKDFMLKMIKLHDAETFSDDNDTDVELDIWPEDFSEEEVEKPSLPPASDDNLFFVDTDPQSMNIDIPMYEQASLPISNATDTEKSSPQILRRGPTCFNCEGAHPLRECTLPRNNAKIAENRRNIGVKLGRYHVEDEQKYGHLIPGRISGQLRNALGLKRNEIPMHIYKMRLLGYPPGWLEEARISHSGITMFDSAGRAIQDPDEEEGEVCEPGCKDKFDIKKILDFPGFNVPASSRYKEEGHLYGFPPMSDLDSKMVMLQMLAPNAMKAYKRKKLTFFPSSTNNSIQEGQAEMELDSGDESPAFPSVPPLPDDEPPPLPPPPASPPPESPKPLAISNIQNEDKETELDKSQSDIEIIQVTDIPVPEDDLITIDDDDEVSILSSGRNSPTIDDLEAKKRQLLDAIKFSEIATDSDTDVKEVDISGDMSDIKFVGNVKNTIEASNKETQNVNKEIKQSETLLEVEKKSVNESALEKSDVNESEVEMSDANQSDVKKKPDNESEVEKEPVIESEVETKPIIASEIEKKLINQSEVANKPVNESEVEKKTANESEVIKTPDTKTGIVKNTEYGTPVMNIVSPYMKLPSDDKFAKDICDVIQFENLPNSVGKYKKISSLLKKVKSEVDRIQDS, from the exons AtggcaaaaagaaaaattggagtcaacaatataatttacgaaTTGGATAATGAAGATCTCACTGCCAGTAGCGACGACGAGGGTAAAGAATGTAAGATTATATGTACTGAGCATAATAAAGTCATTGAAGATGCTAAAAACTCCTTAAACGAAAGCGATTCTGTAATCGAAATCAGTGATATTGATTTGTCTCGTGATACTGACCACAATAGCTCAATTAATGAGGTCTCAAATAATGGAGGGAAAACGGACGCGGACAGTTTTAAAAAGGATATAAAGAACAAAAACTTCACCaatgaatgtgaaagtaaACTCAATGGTTGCTTAAAAGATGGACACAGTGCTGAAATGTGTAAGACAATCATATTTAATGAAGATATTGACATTGATTCCCCTGCATCTGTTTCTAACAGTGACTTAGGTGTTGTTGGTTGTGAGAACAGAATACCATTAGTAAGTGTGCGATTTAGAGACAAAATCATGgcgaaaatttataagaagaAATTGAAGGATTTTATGCTGAAAATGATTAAGTTACATGACGCTGAAACATTTTCTGATGACAATGACACTGATGTAGAGTTAGATATTTGGCCAGAGGACTTCAGTGAAGAGGAGGTTGAGAAACCATCTTTACCACCAGCCTCCGacgataatttgttttttgttgacACAGACCCTCAAAGTATGAATATTGACATACCAATGTATGAGCAG GCATCACTACCAATTTCAAATGCTACTGATACAGAGAAAAGTTCGCCACAAATTTTGAGAAGGGGACCAACTTGCTTCAATTGTGAAGGAGCACATCCACTCAGAGAATGCACATTGCCAAGAAACAATGCAAAAATAGCAGAAAACAGAAGAAATATTGGTGTGAAACTCGG GCGATATCATGTAGAAGATGAGCAGAAATATGGACACTTGATTCCTGGTAGGATATCTGGACAGTTACGGAATGCACTTGGCTTGAAACGAAATGAGATTCCAATGCATATCTATAAAATGAGATTGCTTGGATACCCTCCAGGTTGGTTGGAAGAGGCGCGGATTTCACATTCCGGAATAACTATGTTTGATTCTGCT GGGCGCGCTATTCAAGATCCCGATGAAGAGGAAGGTGAGGTGTGTGAGCCTGGATGTAAGGACAAGTttgatattaagaaaattctaGACTTTCCAGGATTTAATGTGCCAGCTAGCTCTAGATACAAAGAG GAAGGTCATCTGTATGGTTTTCCTCCAATGTCAGATCTGGACAGCAAAATGGTGATGCTACAAATGTTAGCACCAAATGCCATGAAGGCATACAAAAGGAAAAAACTTACATTCTTCCCTTCATCAACTAATAACTCCATACAGGAGGGGCAGGCTGAGATGGAGTTGGATAGCGGAGAtg AAAGCCCAGCATTCCCCTCAGTACCTCCCCTTCCAGACGACGAACCCCCTCCTCTTCCTCCACCTCCCGCTTCCCCTCCCCCAGAATCCCCTAAACCTTTAgccatttcaaatattcagaATGAGGACAAAGAAACTGAATTGGACAAATCACAGAgtgatattgaaataattcaagTGACAGATATTCCTGTACCGGAAGACGATTTGATCACaatagatgatgatgat GAGGTGTCAATCCTAAGTAGTGGACGAAACAGTCCAACGATAGATGACCTAGAGGCTAAAAAGCGGCAACTGTTAGACGCTATCAAATTCTCTGAAATTGCCACAGACTCGGACACAGATGTAAAAGAAGTTGACATATCCGGTGATATGtctgatattaaatttgttggaaatgttaaaaatacgaTTGAAGCTAGTAATAAAGAAACTCAGAatgttaataaagaaataaaacaaagcgaGACACTTCTTGAAGTTGAAAAGAAATCTGTTAATGAGTCAGCACTTGAGAAAAGTGATGTTAATGAGTCAGAAGTTGAAATGAGTGATGCTAATCAGTCTGATGTTAAAAAGAAACCTGACAATGAGTCAGAAGTTGAAAAGGAACCAGTCATAGAATCAGAAGTTGAAACCAAACCGATAATAGCGTCAGAAATTGAAAAGAAACTTATCAATCAGTCGGAAGTTGCAAACAAACCAGTTAATGAGTCGGAAGTCGAAAAGAAAACTGCTAATGAGTCAGAAGTCATTAAAACTCCCGATACGAAAACTGGTATTGTTAAGAATACTGAATATGGTACACCTGTTATGAATATCGTATCGCCATACATGAAACTGCCAAGTGACGATAAATTTGCTAAAGACATTTGTGACGTCATTCAGTTCGAAAACCTTCCGAACTCGGTGGGTAAGTACAAGAAAATAAGTAGCCTTCTAAAGAAAGTTAAGAGTGAAGTGGACAGAATACAGGATTCATGA